A single genomic interval of Microbulbifer variabilis harbors:
- the argC gene encoding N-acetyl-gamma-glutamyl-phosphate reductase: MIKVAIVGGTGYTGVELLRILATHPQVKVTAITSRSLKGTPVAELFPSLRGHYDLAFCEPNVEQLASCDLVFFATPHGVAQAQVPALIERGVRVVDLSADFRLKDIPSWEAWYGQQHAAPALAKEAVYGLPEVNRADIAAAQLVACPGCYPTAIQLGWIPLVEAGVVEPSELIASAASGASGAGRQAKTDLILAENSDNFRAYSAAGHRHLPEIEQGLRNIQPLGANPVKVTFVPHLLPMVRGIHATLFAKTSSSASLSPSELQMLFEQRYKDEPFVDVLPAGSHPQTRSVRGTNMCRISVMQPQDRDTLVVMSVIDNLAKGASAQAVQNMNIMFGLTETLGLESPALLP, from the coding sequence GTGATTAAGGTAGCAATTGTCGGAGGCACCGGCTACACGGGAGTGGAACTGCTGCGGATTTTGGCGACACATCCTCAGGTAAAGGTAACCGCAATCACCTCACGATCCCTGAAGGGCACACCTGTCGCAGAATTATTTCCCAGTCTGCGTGGTCATTATGACCTGGCTTTTTGTGAACCGAATGTTGAGCAGCTGGCTAGCTGTGATCTTGTATTTTTTGCGACTCCCCATGGAGTTGCACAAGCGCAGGTGCCGGCGCTGATTGAACGCGGCGTGCGGGTGGTCGACCTCTCCGCTGATTTTCGTCTCAAGGATATTCCCTCCTGGGAAGCCTGGTACGGTCAACAGCACGCAGCTCCGGCCTTGGCCAAGGAGGCGGTTTACGGGTTACCCGAAGTCAACCGCGCCGATATTGCAGCTGCGCAACTGGTGGCTTGTCCCGGTTGCTATCCCACTGCGATTCAGTTGGGCTGGATCCCTCTAGTGGAAGCGGGGGTAGTGGAACCATCAGAACTGATTGCCAGTGCGGCCAGTGGTGCTAGTGGTGCCGGGCGTCAGGCCAAGACCGATCTAATTCTGGCGGAAAATAGCGATAATTTCCGTGCCTACTCCGCTGCGGGCCATCGCCATTTACCAGAGATTGAGCAGGGGCTGCGGAATATACAACCACTCGGTGCCAACCCAGTAAAGGTGACATTTGTGCCGCACCTACTTCCTATGGTCAGGGGCATCCACGCCACACTTTTTGCTAAAACCAGCTCCTCAGCGAGCCTGTCGCCAAGTGAATTGCAGATGCTATTTGAGCAGCGCTACAAAGATGAGCCCTTTGTGGATGTATTGCCGGCTGGAAGTCACCCTCAAACCCGTAGTGTGCGCGGAACAAATATGTGCAGGATTTCCGTGATGCAGCCTCAGGATCGGGATACCCTGGTGGTAATGTCGGTGATCGACAATCTTGCCAAGGGTGCCTCGGCTCAGGCGGTCCAAAATATGAACATTATGTTTGGCTTAACTGAGACGTTGGGCTTGGAGAGCCCTGCGCTGCTGCCTTAA
- the erpA gene encoding iron-sulfur cluster insertion protein ErpA: protein MSEAVSFSPAPLVVTDKAVAKVKSLLEEEGNPELKLRVFVTGGGCSGFQYGFTFDELVAEDDAIIEKDGIQVLVDAMSYPYLVGANVDYEEGLAGSRFVVQNPNASSTCGCGSSFSI, encoded by the coding sequence ATGTCAGAAGCTGTATCCTTTTCTCCTGCACCACTAGTGGTCACCGATAAAGCGGTGGCTAAGGTCAAGAGCCTGTTGGAAGAGGAGGGCAACCCGGAATTAAAGCTCAGGGTCTTTGTAACCGGTGGCGGCTGCTCTGGATTCCAGTACGGTTTTACCTTCGATGAACTGGTTGCCGAAGACGATGCCATTATCGAAAAGGATGGTATCCAGGTACTGGTTGATGCGATGAGCTACCCCTATTTAGTGGGTGCCAATGTGGACTACGAGGAGGGGCTGGCTGGTTCCCGATTTGTGGTGCAAAACCCCAATGCCTCTTCGACCTGTGGCTGCGGCTCATCTTTCTCAATCTGA
- a CDS encoding bactofilin family protein encodes MLRKKEKHVTMASTGSNHTTLIARQTEVTGDIHFRGNLVIEGKVKGNVSAHSDSDARLQIVEGGVIEGEIRVPQVVINGNVSGDVFAARHLELASKAMVEGNVHYKLIEMMKGAQVNGALVSNADLSSAGEPPMIGYSEDETVIEAS; translated from the coding sequence ATGTTAAGAAAAAAAGAGAAGCACGTAACTATGGCCAGCACTGGTAGTAACCATACCACTCTGATCGCGCGCCAGACGGAAGTCACCGGCGATATACACTTTCGCGGTAACCTGGTAATCGAGGGCAAAGTAAAGGGCAATGTTTCCGCTCATAGCGACAGCGATGCCCGCTTGCAGATTGTCGAGGGTGGCGTTATAGAGGGAGAAATCCGCGTGCCCCAGGTGGTCATCAATGGTAATGTGAGTGGAGATGTATTTGCTGCCCGCCATTTGGAGTTGGCATCCAAGGCGATGGTAGAGGGCAATGTACACTACAAGTTGATTGAGATGATGAAAGGTGCCCAGGTCAATGGCGCCTTGGTTTCCAATGCCGACCTCAGTTCTGCGGGTGAGCCCCCTATGATTGGGTATTCCGAAGACGAGACGGTGATAGAAGCCTCATAA
- the thiD gene encoding bifunctional hydroxymethylpyrimidine kinase/phosphomethylpyrimidine kinase has product MDTPQPIILTVTHHDPSGSAGIGADTETAVSLGCHAASVVSAISVCNTGELLGVAPVDDSLLIEQARTVLEDMPIAAIKVGYLGSVENVRALHSVLRDYPDVPVIIDPDATLADKESVLAPPLWEAMTSLLLPYATMVCPNRREARAMAVEADTHDAMAQELLESGCRYLLLTGVPHEQQLQNRLYDERGLIREFHWERLPPAAYGVCGTLATAIACHIAHGLTITETVSRSQQYAWSAIRDSRRLGMGRPIPNRLFWCER; this is encoded by the coding sequence ATGGATACACCGCAGCCCATTATTTTGACCGTCACCCACCACGACCCCAGTGGCAGCGCAGGAATAGGCGCAGATACAGAAACGGCCGTCAGTTTGGGCTGCCATGCAGCCTCCGTCGTCTCCGCCATCAGCGTCTGCAATACCGGGGAACTGCTCGGCGTAGCGCCAGTGGATGACAGCCTTTTAATTGAGCAGGCCCGCACGGTCCTTGAAGATATGCCGATAGCGGCTATCAAGGTTGGTTATCTCGGTTCGGTGGAAAATGTGCGGGCATTGCACAGCGTGCTGCGCGACTACCCGGACGTTCCAGTCATTATCGACCCAGATGCCACCCTGGCCGATAAAGAAAGTGTACTGGCCCCACCTCTTTGGGAGGCCATGACCTCTCTGTTATTGCCCTATGCCACCATGGTCTGCCCCAACCGCCGTGAGGCGCGCGCCATGGCAGTAGAGGCCGACACCCATGATGCTATGGCCCAGGAATTGTTGGAAAGCGGTTGTCGCTACCTGCTACTCACCGGAGTACCGCATGAGCAACAACTGCAGAATCGCCTCTACGATGAACGCGGCCTGATCCGTGAATTCCACTGGGAGCGGTTGCCGCCTGCAGCCTATGGGGTCTGCGGCACCCTCGCCACCGCTATCGCCTGTCATATCGCCCACGGCCTGACCATCACCGAGACAGTGAGCCGCAGCCAGCAATACGCTTGGAGCGCCATCCGCGACAGCCGTCGTCTGGGGATGGGACGGCCGATTCCCAACCGCTTATTCTGGTGTGAGCGCTAG
- a CDS encoding chloride channel protein → MSQRPRISLKSTLSRYLPKTNGLEQIRLQLSAREALAPLLGMALITGALAGGVTVLFRFAMEWPTTFFLSVPQNYESLPPQWRFALPIIGSLLIGVIYLALSPKRYDVGVVHVLDRLYNHQGNMPISNAILQFFAGAIALISGHSVGREGPAVHLGAASGSWLARTLRLPNNSARNLLGCGVAAAIAASFNTPLAGVVFAMEVVMLEYSVAGFLPVMLAAVTGSAITQLTFGREPDFNVPAIHLNSLAELPILFLCALAIGFLAALFILAHRKLTKQNNRSPLLRFLVVGLVTGTIGIWVPEILGGGYDTLQMAMLGELGVNTLVVIVAAKLVATALGSGLGIPGGVIGPSLILGACLGGIAGGLANMWLGEHTASPGFYAMVGMAAMMAAMLNAPLAALLAILELTYNPNVLFPGMMMIVVATLISRQFFGTQGIYLETLRALDKAGTPTWRQQMLSGVGVASQMDRRFIVAQQEITVEQAQSYIAQHPQWILIDLSNEKPPELLRAADLATFLQGSGEEGSEESLVEHEQKIGEKAATIDLLKIPGERKQMAELNWRATMLEAQQELKKTGADALYISRHQSGSLDNRIAGIILPLQIDNFYRK, encoded by the coding sequence GTGTCACAGCGCCCCAGGATTTCACTTAAAAGCACCCTGAGCCGTTACTTACCAAAGACAAACGGCCTGGAACAGATCCGCCTGCAACTCTCTGCCCGGGAAGCCCTGGCACCACTGCTTGGCATGGCTTTGATTACCGGAGCACTCGCCGGTGGAGTCACAGTGTTATTCCGTTTTGCTATGGAGTGGCCGACAACTTTTTTTCTTTCAGTCCCCCAAAATTATGAGTCGTTGCCGCCACAGTGGCGGTTTGCCCTACCGATAATCGGCTCTCTACTCATCGGGGTTATTTACCTGGCGCTCAGTCCCAAGCGCTACGACGTCGGTGTAGTGCATGTGCTCGACCGTCTCTATAACCACCAGGGCAATATGCCGATATCCAACGCAATACTGCAATTTTTCGCCGGTGCCATCGCCCTAATTAGCGGGCATTCGGTCGGGCGAGAAGGCCCAGCCGTACATCTGGGTGCCGCCAGCGGTAGCTGGTTAGCCCGTACACTGCGACTACCCAATAATTCTGCGCGCAACCTGCTCGGCTGTGGTGTTGCCGCCGCGATTGCCGCTTCTTTCAACACCCCCCTGGCCGGTGTGGTATTCGCTATGGAAGTGGTAATGCTGGAATATTCCGTGGCCGGTTTTTTACCGGTTATGTTGGCGGCGGTAACTGGGAGCGCAATCACCCAGCTCACTTTTGGGCGCGAACCAGACTTTAATGTGCCGGCAATCCATCTCAACTCCCTGGCCGAATTGCCAATTTTATTTTTGTGTGCACTGGCTATCGGCTTTCTGGCTGCACTTTTCATACTGGCCCACCGCAAACTCACCAAGCAGAATAATCGATCCCCACTATTGCGTTTTTTAGTGGTCGGACTGGTGACAGGCACCATCGGAATCTGGGTCCCAGAAATTCTCGGTGGGGGCTACGACACATTGCAAATGGCCATGCTGGGAGAGTTGGGCGTAAACACTTTGGTGGTTATTGTTGCGGCCAAGCTGGTTGCCACCGCTCTGGGGTCCGGGTTGGGTATTCCCGGAGGCGTAATTGGACCCAGCCTGATCCTCGGTGCCTGTCTCGGTGGCATCGCCGGCGGCCTTGCCAATATGTGGCTGGGTGAGCACACCGCGAGCCCTGGCTTTTACGCCATGGTGGGTATGGCAGCAATGATGGCTGCCATGCTCAACGCACCCCTCGCCGCCCTACTCGCTATTCTCGAATTGACCTACAACCCCAATGTGCTGTTCCCAGGCATGATGATGATCGTGGTGGCCACCTTGATCAGTCGACAATTTTTCGGCACCCAGGGAATTTACCTGGAGACACTGCGTGCATTAGACAAGGCCGGTACCCCAACCTGGCGTCAGCAGATGCTCAGTGGTGTGGGTGTTGCAAGTCAAATGGATCGGCGTTTTATTGTTGCTCAACAGGAAATTACTGTAGAGCAGGCACAGAGTTACATCGCACAACACCCCCAATGGATATTGATCGACCTATCTAATGAAAAACCGCCTGAACTCTTACGCGCCGCTGACTTGGCTACATTCCTCCAGGGCAGTGGAGAGGAGGGAAGTGAAGAGTCTCTTGTTGAGCACGAACAAAAAATCGGGGAAAAAGCAGCAACTATTGATTTGTTAAAAATTCCCGGTGAGCGCAAACAAATGGCGGAATTAAATTGGCGGGCAACTATGTTGGAGGCCCAGCAGGAACTGAAAAAAACCGGTGCTGACGCTCTCTACATCAGCCGCCATCAGAGCGGTTCTCTGGACAATCGCATCGCGGGCATTATTCTGCCGCTACAGATCGATAACTTTTACCGGAAATAA
- a CDS encoding peptidoglycan DD-metalloendopeptidase family protein, which translates to MQNHRKPTSRVRIGALPKHFPRVHALTASAAACVLVLAVFIPTPEVEAKRMPLPVNLSSTEETVTDQQPVHVEKVAPEQGIALATAAVAKVQSLSLTVRNGDTLSDLFKRAKVSAGEMYQLLGSGKEAKKLARLNPGEELTFTVNADGKLQGLALQKDQLSQVRFTRDAESRFQHDLVQREPDSHPAYRQGQIDSSLFVAGSDAGLSDSLIMEMADVFSSDIDFALDIRKGDSFSVMFEEKFLDGEKIGNGPILAVSFTNQGNTYSAVRYVDSSGDANYFTPEGKSMRKAFIRTPLDIVRISSHFNPRRLHPVFKSRRPHNGTDYAAPRGTPVYSTGDGRVIASGYSKPNGNYVFIQHGERYVTRYLHLTKRKVKRGQRVKQRQVIGTVGSTGYATGPHLHYEFLVDGRHRNPATIVRKLPKAKSVPSAEMTRFKNQTQPLLAKLENYQGPALAKLEDDN; encoded by the coding sequence ATGCAGAATCATCGCAAACCGACATCCCGTGTCCGTATAGGCGCCTTGCCCAAACATTTTCCCCGCGTACATGCGCTCACGGCTAGTGCCGCGGCCTGTGTGCTGGTGTTGGCAGTTTTTATTCCAACGCCGGAAGTGGAAGCCAAGCGTATGCCGCTTCCCGTCAATTTATCTTCAACTGAAGAGACCGTGACCGATCAGCAACCCGTGCATGTTGAGAAAGTTGCTCCCGAGCAAGGTATTGCATTAGCCACAGCGGCTGTGGCTAAAGTACAGTCATTAAGCTTGACCGTACGTAATGGTGACACTCTATCCGATCTGTTTAAGCGCGCCAAAGTAAGCGCCGGAGAGATGTATCAGCTACTGGGTAGTGGCAAAGAAGCGAAAAAATTAGCGCGACTTAATCCTGGCGAAGAATTGACCTTTACAGTCAATGCGGATGGAAAATTGCAGGGTTTAGCGCTGCAAAAAGACCAACTCAGCCAGGTCAGATTTACCCGCGATGCGGAAAGCAGGTTCCAACACGATTTAGTCCAGCGTGAACCCGACAGCCATCCAGCTTATCGCCAGGGACAAATTGATAGCTCATTATTTGTTGCCGGTAGTGATGCCGGTTTGAGCGATAGCCTGATCATGGAAATGGCCGATGTCTTCAGCTCGGATATCGATTTCGCACTGGATATTCGCAAAGGCGACAGTTTCAGTGTGATGTTTGAAGAAAAATTCCTCGACGGAGAGAAAATCGGCAATGGTCCTATTCTCGCCGTCAGCTTTACCAATCAGGGAAATACTTACAGCGCAGTTCGCTATGTCGATAGTAGTGGCGATGCCAATTACTTCACACCTGAAGGTAAAAGCATGCGCAAGGCGTTTATTCGCACGCCATTGGATATAGTGCGTATCAGCTCACACTTTAATCCTCGCCGTCTACATCCAGTGTTCAAGTCGCGTCGTCCTCACAACGGTACCGATTATGCTGCTCCGCGCGGCACTCCAGTTTACTCAACGGGCGACGGCCGAGTCATTGCATCCGGCTACAGTAAGCCCAATGGCAACTATGTGTTTATTCAGCATGGCGAACGCTACGTTACCCGCTATTTGCACCTAACAAAGCGTAAAGTGAAGAGAGGCCAACGAGTAAAACAGCGCCAGGTTATTGGCACTGTCGGCTCTACTGGCTATGCCACCGGCCCTCACCTGCACTATGAATTCCTGGTGGACGGCAGACACCGCAACCCGGCCACGATCGTGCGTAAACTGCCCAAGGCCAAGTCTGTGCCCTCAGCGGAAATGACGCGCTTTAAAAACCAAACCCAACCGCTGCTGGCTAAGCTGGAAAATTATCAGGGCCCCGCCCTGGCAAAACTCGAAGACGACAACTAA
- the hemJ gene encoding protoporphyrinogen oxidase HemJ, which yields MLWIKAFHIIAMVCWFAALFYLPRLFVYHVDATDALSRDRFCIMERRLYRGIAIPAMLATVGLGIWLYSLNPSYYTSAGWMHAKLTFVVLLLAYHHMCGAYVRKFAQGTNTRSGRYFRIFNEVPTVALFAIVILAVVKPF from the coding sequence ATGTTGTGGATCAAGGCTTTTCACATTATTGCCATGGTATGTTGGTTTGCCGCGCTGTTTTATTTACCGCGTCTTTTCGTCTACCACGTAGATGCTACCGACGCCCTTAGCCGCGATCGTTTCTGCATCATGGAACGGCGACTGTATCGGGGGATCGCCATTCCGGCCATGCTCGCCACCGTCGGCCTGGGTATTTGGCTGTACAGCTTGAATCCCAGCTACTACACCTCAGCCGGCTGGATGCACGCGAAACTCACCTTCGTTGTATTGCTCCTGGCCTATCATCATATGTGTGGCGCCTACGTTCGTAAGTTCGCCCAGGGCACCAATACCCGCAGCGGGCGTTACTTCCGTATCTTTAATGAGGTTCCAACAGTGGCTCTATTCGCCATTGTAATTTTGGCCGTTGTGAAGCCATTTTAA
- a CDS encoding anhydro-N-acetylmuramic acid kinase yields the protein MSDLFIGLMSGTSVDAIDAVLVDFGGEEKIKPRILAALSHPIHPSLRSAILALCSPGPSELDRAGQLDRQLGQVFAEATNTLLARAGIEPSDVTAVGSHGQTVRHRPPGTVSSPFTLQLGDPNTIAALTGISTIADFRRRDMALGGQGAPLMPAFHRAAFKTEGNRAVVNIGGMANITELKADGSICGYDTGPGNALLDYWVGLHKKQPFDRDGGWAASGRVSPELLNRLMSAPYFSAEPPKSTGRETFNANWLEQALAGLELAPADVQATLSEVTAASIAEAVHSFADGGELLICGGGARNKDLLSRLQRRLPTWSIADTGTYGIDADWLEAVGFAWLARQTLLGLPGNCPGVTGAKKEAVLGAIYPP from the coding sequence ATGTCCGATCTTTTTATCGGCCTGATGTCCGGTACCAGCGTCGATGCTATCGACGCGGTACTGGTCGACTTTGGCGGCGAAGAGAAAATCAAGCCGCGCATCCTGGCAGCTCTAAGCCACCCTATCCACCCTTCATTGCGCAGTGCCATCCTCGCTCTATGCTCTCCAGGTCCCTCAGAATTAGACCGTGCGGGACAGCTGGATCGACAGCTCGGCCAAGTATTTGCCGAGGCTACGAATACCCTATTAGCTCGTGCCGGTATAGAACCGAGCGATGTCACCGCAGTCGGCAGCCACGGACAAACTGTCAGGCACCGGCCACCCGGCACCGTTAGCTCCCCCTTTACCCTACAGTTGGGCGACCCCAACACCATTGCGGCACTGACGGGTATCAGCACTATCGCAGATTTTCGTCGACGCGATATGGCCCTGGGAGGCCAAGGGGCACCATTGATGCCCGCCTTCCACCGCGCCGCATTCAAAACCGAAGGCAACCGTGCCGTTGTCAATATTGGCGGCATGGCCAATATCACCGAGCTGAAAGCCGATGGCAGCATTTGTGGTTACGATACTGGCCCCGGCAATGCCCTACTGGATTACTGGGTAGGTCTGCACAAAAAACAACCTTTCGATCGGGACGGCGGCTGGGCAGCCAGCGGACGCGTAAGTCCCGAGTTGCTCAATCGTTTGATGTCAGCCCCCTACTTTTCCGCTGAGCCTCCCAAGAGCACTGGGCGTGAAACTTTCAATGCCAACTGGCTAGAACAGGCCCTGGCTGGGCTAGAGCTAGCTCCCGCAGACGTACAGGCAACTCTATCGGAAGTTACCGCTGCGAGTATTGCTGAAGCCGTGCATTCATTTGCTGATGGTGGAGAGTTGCTAATATGCGGTGGCGGGGCCAGGAATAAGGATTTGTTATCCAGGTTGCAGAGGCGGTTGCCCACTTGGTCGATTGCCGATACCGGCACCTATGGTATTGATGCCGATTGGCTTGAGGCAGTGGGCTTTGCCTGGCTGGCACGGCAGACATTACTCGGCCTGCCCGGTAATTGCCCCGGTGTGACCGGAGCAAAAAAAGAAGCCGTGCTAGGGGCTATCTATCCCCCTTAA
- the tyrS gene encoding tyrosine--tRNA ligase, whose amino-acid sequence MAGVDMTLLEDLDRRGLINQATGDGELTQHLSESRTLYCGFDPTADSLHIGSLVPLLTLKRFQAAGHQPIALVGGATGLIGDPSFKAQERSLNTPDVVAGWVEKLKNQVSQFIDFDCGENSALVANNLDWTRELNVLDFLRDVGKHFSVNNMVNKESVKQRIQREGEGISFTEFSYMLLQSMDFSELYKRNSCTLQIGGSDQWGNITGGVDLTRRQHRGKVYGLTLPLVTKADGTKFGKTESGTIWLDPKRTSPYAFYQFWLNTADADVYKFLRYFTFLSVDEIEAIEQADGERAGKPEAQSILSREVTRLVHGEEGLAAAERISRALFSGDIADLSASDLEQLRLDGLPSSALPKDFGEQSLINILVDAGMAPSGKPVKDALGRNAVLINGQAVGMSVNAEPASVFERDKAMSDSYFIVRLGKKKYHLFTLMG is encoded by the coding sequence ATGGCTGGGGTCGACATGACACTGCTTGAAGACTTGGACCGTCGCGGATTAATCAATCAGGCGACTGGTGACGGCGAACTTACGCAGCATTTGTCTGAGAGCCGAACCCTTTATTGTGGCTTTGATCCCACCGCAGACTCCCTTCATATAGGCAGTCTAGTACCGTTGTTGACTTTGAAGAGGTTTCAGGCGGCAGGTCACCAACCGATTGCTTTGGTGGGCGGTGCTACCGGATTAATCGGGGATCCGTCTTTTAAAGCCCAAGAGCGCAGTCTGAATACCCCGGATGTGGTTGCCGGCTGGGTTGAGAAGTTGAAGAACCAAGTTTCTCAGTTTATCGATTTTGACTGTGGTGAAAACAGCGCACTGGTAGCGAATAATCTGGACTGGACACGTGAGTTGAACGTGCTCGACTTTCTACGTGACGTGGGAAAACATTTCTCAGTCAATAATATGGTGAATAAAGAGTCGGTTAAGCAGCGCATTCAGAGGGAGGGAGAAGGTATCTCCTTTACTGAATTTTCCTATATGTTGCTGCAGTCCATGGATTTTTCCGAACTGTACAAACGCAATAGTTGCACGTTGCAGATCGGCGGTTCCGACCAGTGGGGTAATATTACCGGCGGTGTTGATCTGACCCGTCGCCAGCACCGCGGTAAAGTTTATGGTTTGACCTTGCCATTAGTGACCAAGGCGGATGGTACCAAGTTTGGTAAAACGGAAAGCGGTACTATCTGGCTTGACCCCAAACGTACTAGCCCCTATGCCTTTTACCAATTCTGGCTGAATACCGCCGATGCGGATGTCTATAAATTCCTGCGTTACTTCACCTTTTTGAGTGTCGATGAAATTGAAGCCATTGAGCAGGCTGATGGTGAGCGAGCCGGTAAGCCCGAGGCTCAGAGTATTTTGTCTCGAGAAGTAACCCGTCTAGTACATGGTGAAGAGGGGTTGGCTGCAGCTGAGCGTATTTCTCGGGCGCTCTTCTCAGGGGATATTGCAGATTTATCCGCCAGTGATTTGGAACAACTTCGCCTCGATGGCCTACCCTCATCTGCACTTCCAAAAGATTTTGGTGAGCAGAGTCTGATCAACATACTAGTGGATGCAGGTATGGCGCCTTCAGGTAAGCCGGTGAAAGATGCCTTGGGTCGTAATGCCGTATTGATTAATGGCCAGGCGGTAGGCATGAGCGTCAATGCTGAGCCTGCATCAGTATTTGAGCGTGATAAAGCGATGAGTGATAGCTACTTTATCGTTCGCTTGGGTAAGAAAAAGTACCACCTGTTTACACTTATGGGCTGA
- a CDS encoding DUF6776 family protein — MKGSKQYRMKVVPHRPFSGVIAVGGVTLLVLVTAAGSYFAGQYHLRKNLDEKTLEYTRVLEKLEALNSENEALRLRAATAEQSLVIGEQASEAVRTELVQKESQIAELKQEISFYRGVMAPAEGGEGVSIGRFILSQTADARSYQYKLQVQQSAARRNVIKGAATFTVVGRQDGEPMRYALKDLSEQVDTESIPLRFKYFQNIEGELSLPEGFIPEGVELSLKSSGRTGFNIEQRYGWLVQKS, encoded by the coding sequence GTGAAAGGCAGCAAGCAGTACCGTATGAAAGTGGTGCCTCATCGCCCCTTCTCTGGCGTGATTGCGGTAGGTGGAGTCACCTTGTTGGTTTTGGTCACCGCTGCTGGCTCTTATTTTGCGGGCCAATACCATCTACGTAAAAACCTCGATGAAAAGACTCTGGAGTACACCCGGGTGCTGGAGAAACTTGAGGCGCTTAATAGCGAGAATGAAGCGTTGCGCCTGCGTGCAGCTACCGCCGAGCAGTCTTTGGTAATCGGTGAGCAGGCCAGTGAAGCGGTGCGAACTGAGTTGGTACAGAAAGAGAGTCAGATTGCCGAGCTGAAGCAGGAAATCTCTTTTTATCGAGGGGTCATGGCGCCAGCAGAAGGAGGGGAAGGGGTTTCAATTGGACGTTTTATTCTCTCCCAGACTGCTGATGCGCGCAGCTATCAGTACAAGCTGCAAGTGCAGCAGTCGGCAGCGCGCCGCAATGTAATCAAGGGGGCTGCCACTTTTACAGTTGTGGGTCGTCAAGATGGTGAGCCAATGCGCTACGCCCTCAAAGACTTATCGGAGCAGGTGGATACAGAGTCTATACCGCTGCGTTTTAAATATTTTCAGAACATTGAGGGTGAGTTGAGCCTACCGGAAGGATTTATTCCAGAGGGTGTGGAGCTGTCGCTCAAATCCAGTGGGCGCACGGGTTTCAATATTGAACAGCGCTACGGCTGGTTGGTACAGAAAAGCTAG